In Zerene cesonia ecotype Mississippi chromosome 12, Zerene_cesonia_1.1, whole genome shotgun sequence, the genomic stretch tttataaatgagaaattttgaaagaatagaaaaaatttctataaacctaatagaataaattttctattctttcaaaatttctcattagcAAAATTGTTGCaacacattataattaaaatattgtgcttattacatatttttaaatttctttatacatGTTCCAGGTTCCAATATTGGCACAGTAATATCCTTACCAATATCAGGGTGGTTATGCACATTAGAATTCGGGGGTGGCTGGCCCCTTTGCTTCTATTTATTTGGAGGTCTTGGAGTGCTATGGTTTATCGCTTGGATGTTTCTAATATATGATACGCCACAAAAGCATCCAAGAATATGTCCCAAGGAGGTGGAATACATTACACAAACAATTGGACCACaggtaatttattgttatgtttctagcttatttttttgtagGAAATGTTGATATTCTTCCATcatatattactaataatagCTTTCCCTTTAATTCATTACTTTCATTGTAATTCTGgacttttgaaaatatatcacaacccagattatatttaaaagatattttaagttGGTAATTGATAAGTGATGATTCATTTAGCAGATGTAAGCGAAATAACTATGTACAACACAATGCTTTggcataattattaaacttatttagaacacatttgtatcaatataatacttacttatattataaatgcttacttatattatacttacttatattatgaatgtgtctttgtttattatgatatggtataatttttgtgtctagAGATAGTTTAGACTTAGAGGCTTgagagtgatataggctaatTATTACTCCCATGGAAACTTCCTTTGACCATTAGGGCACCTTCCCTAGCTACTTGGtacatatttaatcatttttgaaACCATGTCAATATTTGTCTATTGAGCACCCCACACGTTTTTAAGTAGTTTTAATATGAGATAATTACTTTTGctgtattgaaatattgatttcAAACACATATAACTTGCAGTAGTTATTACCTGTGCACCTCGCCCACATCGTAAAAGGAAATTACCATGGCAATGATGTGTTTTGCTGCTGAATAAGTAGACAATATTGCTCTCTACCTTCCTAACTATCTCCAATCTAATATTTTCTCGCGAAGTTCTGATGGGTTCTCCTACTTTATACTATTACTTTACACAGTGGGCTGCCTGGAAGGGATCACCCTTCAGTGATAAGAATGCTTCTTGTGCTGGTCTAGTTATAGGTCTTTTTTTTCaaagtgtaatttataaataaaaatgagatatcaaaatatatatttgatactgAACAGGATGACAAGCCGTCAATGTCGATACCATGGTCTAAATTCCTCACCTGTTTACCTCTATGGGCTATATTGATAGCGCAGTGCGGCCAATCGTGGCTTTTCTACACTCAACTAACTGAATTACCCACATATATGAACAATATACTGCACTTTGATATTGTATCTGTGagtatgcatttttttattatattgtgtttattatatatataccattttCAAGCAAGTTATAGAATATGAAAATTCTGAAAACATCTTAATTTAcctatttaaatgtttctgtgtaattttttcctttatgttaaacttttttaagcaccataatctatataattaaaatattaatagagaccattataaacaatagtGTCTCCAAGTATCATTTTAATTGGTTACTTCTGATTGCCTTTTTAATCTGAttgttataatacattttacaagaacacatattttaaattttaccgGACTTCACAAAGCTTATATCTCCATGTCCCACGTTACTTCTTGTCACCCCCCCCCCCTTCCTTTAACGACCTGTGACGTAATTTATCGATGAGCtcatgtcataaaaataaagagacaagaaaaaaaatatttatgtatttcatgTTTTCAGAATGCAAGATTGTCCGCTCTGCCATATCTGACAGCGTGGATAGCGGGCATAATTATAAGTGTCTTCGCTGACTGGCTGCTGGCCAAAGGGTGGATATCACGACTGAACAGTATGAAACTATGGAATACAGTAGGTAAGACTAATGgcataaatcttaatatatatatacattacatgtCACCTTGTTCGTCTGCGATGGGCTCCTAAattactcaaccgattttaatcaaatctgcacTTTATGTACAGTTCGATCCAAATTAAAGGATGGGATAGATGTTATGTCAATAACGGTAAGTGACGCCAGCCGGGGcgtctagtattatataatactatctgTACGCTACGGTTTCACcgcaaaattaatataaaactatcatAATTATCTATGGCCGTCACCAGGGGGAGAGAAGTTTCCCGGGTTCAGACaaaaattgtgattttttaaagttagagcattaaaaaaaaacattaaacttattttttggCTATACCGTTAGCAACACGATAAAAGGCCCCTTGGAAAAGCTTTCTCTGTGCTTATTTTTCcattctttattgtttttcttaatctagtttatcttttttaaatttcttaaattccCAATACCAAAGTCTAACTCCCGTGTAATTATCATCTACttatccatatatatatatatgttttttctcAGCGGCGTTCATCCCAGCATTCGGTTTGCTGGGCATCGCGTGGGCGGGCTGTGACCGCATCGCTGTCATGTTATTGCTCAGTATAACTTCAGCGTTTGGAGGCGCTGTATACGCTGGTAAGTAATTGTACTTGtattttaacacacttttGTAGCttcatttgtatgtttgtatgtttttatttattaattccaaaataaaactacaataaaattattatctaaacaaatagcggtcttatcgctatatagcaATTTCttacagacaaacaaacgtGCCGTCATGGTCATATCAATTGAGTGATGCAAATTGATTAAACAACCGACACAAattcaatgtataataatgtactatttaatattcagGTAATCAAATGAACCACATCGACCTGTCGCCGCAGTTTGCGGGCACAATGTACGGGATAACGAACGCCGCTAGTAACATATGCGGTTTCATGGCGCCCTACGTTATTGGACAGATCATTAGTTCAGACCAggtatttgaatgaataaatgaatgaaatggaatgaatgaaatatcctttattgcacacataaaacaataacataagaaaaaaaggatatttgtttgattatgtaaagtaaaataaaatgctttattgctAATAAGACTGTGACAAGAAAATAgtacattaaaaaagtaaacaaaaggCCTTATCAATAGatatctctaccaggcaacccttaaAATAGAAGGAAATTTATAAGCAGTCagcaaaaaattatctttattacatGACATCTATAAGTTTATAAggtctttttatattagaacTAACCCACTCCTgtcattaaaatgaaatatattatgaatcaATCAAGTGTTTCGATGTTTGTATATCTAACGCaacatcaaaacaaaacaggaacatgttattttatatattctcatTTCTCAGTACTCATTCCCTAAACTAGACTATAATATTGCACATATATCAATGATAGAATAAATCACAGTATAAATCTTTTTTGATTGTTCCAAATATGTGAATGAATTGTCCTCCACCCACCCCCATCACCCTTAGTTAAGAAACAAGagtttaatattctttttatatatgtatatcaatcATTATCTTTAACAGCAAACACTGGGCCAGTGGCGCGAGGTGTTCTACTTAGCAGCGGCCATTGATCTCGgtgcaaatttattttatttattcttcgcAAGTACAGAGGAACaggtaaatatatgtatttcaaaatcgaattaaaaatagaaagtaAATAGCAAGATTTGGTAAAAATCCTAAAATAGAACTGAATAATGATGTGATTTTAACTATTGCAAAAACTGaacgataaaattatatagatgaATCTTTATCCCAAAAAAATActcgtatattttataagaatttatttccaGGATTGGTCTCGGCCAGACAGCGACGATATGACAGCATCAGCTCCAGTAGAGAGTATATTATTCCCCGAATCTTAGGGGATAATATGCGCGTCTGCACAATATGATACCGCGGTTTGAGTAGTCCTCCGTTGCCAGATGTTGTACGATGACAAGACGTTTTGTTTTCGAAATTTGAATCTCGAATTCTGTTTTGTCTTTCTTAACTGTCATTTTGCcattttggtatattttttttatttcatatatgcTAGTGATCGATTATTTTTGGCCATGTGATACTTTATGGTTATAATATTGTCAtgcgatatttttattaatatcctatattctatttaattgtagtttgcaattaacatatttaaacttgcccttaattttaaaattatacttatattatatcaacttAGAtacaataaatctttaaaatattgattgtaCGGCAACTGGCTATTGACGACGGATTTTAGAAGTGTACGATTGCAGTGCAGGCACGTTTTTAGATGAATGTTATAGTAATCATAGTGAAACAAGAGAAGTGAGCTACTTGAATTAAACCAATCAGGAAGCGCTGATATGaaaaatgacattttattatcCAATCAGATGTACTTGTTAGCTATATATTGAGACTTGTTAATTTATGTAGATGATAAATAGTCGATAGACTTATATCTCTCACACAAATCATATAATTCctaattagatataataatatatataaattctatgCGTGATACGAGATATGATACGAGTGTcgaatataaagtatttttggcatgtatatttttatagagaaGGTGCTAAAGTTTGTATGAgtcaatgttaaaattattagaaatatcaTAACAGTTATTTATTCGGAATCTTCATTACTAAtgcattttcataattttatagacGTTTTCGCtctcatatttaaaaaattcataccATAAATTTCTCATGCCTGTATGttcctataataaattattaatgatatctactaatttttaattcaacaatataaaacttgaaatactaataataattaatttaatagccgtttatttttcataattcaatTGCACTCATATTACCAGTGCATGAATCATAGCAGTACTCCATTGCATGGGACATAGCGAAGAAATTGATAAAAGCAtgctttttatgaaatttttgacCTTCCAGtctcacaattttttaatgtggAAATATCGTATGAAAgggttaataaaaaaaatgttaaatggaCGATCAGGGACATTATTGGCAGGATGTGAAATAGCCCTTAATCATTTAACAGCTTAAAAACGTGGTGCTCTAATACAATAATAGTGGCACAGATGATGCCACTGCCAAAGActtttgaagtatttttttttcatcaattaTTCATTCGTAGATATAGAGTAGGAGGTAGTTTGGAAAACTTTTTGATATCAATTGTGTTTTCAGTTAAACGACTGTGATGCAAGTGTATGCGAATGTGAATATAAgatgctttataattaaaaaaaaaatacgtatacgtaagattttttaattaattctagtAATGTCTAGAATCAGTTCTTGAAGacagtttaaatttatggCAACAATGTTATAACGGAAATTCGTTTggctgtaataaaattatattcgcaattaattattgaaaaatccaacttgttttttttattgtagaacTTTAAAggcaacattttttatagcGCTTAATATTTGTTGATGTGGTCACTTAGTGCATGTTGCATGCAATATTTGCGATTGATGAATAATGGTTTAACCATTCAATATTTAAGATTTGTTCTTAATGGAATCATTAATTatctacttttatttaaattgttcgaTCTATCGCAAACGTAAGTTTCCTCCGTTTGTTCGCACCTTAGGCTATCcggtacaaatatttattttatttattaatggcTGTTTTAACTTATAGCTAAGGGCTTTTTAATCCCAAAGCGTTAATTGTAATTGtgattttaatgcattttcatGACATTAATCTGTACGCTGTATTTTGTGTGACacgaatttttcatttaaatatttacgacAAAATTGACCATGTGTCTTcattgtttgatttaaatccGTTTTGAGTGTTTAAtcataatcaataaattatacggATACTACTTAACATATCGAAATTTTTCAGAcgaaattttactatttttctaAAGAAATAGGTATCTtgtaataactataaatatcattaattatgcAGAAAGCAACTCTGTCGATTAGCGTTATTTCATTtcctataaattgtaaatctaTTCCTTTAGTTTAAATTGTGTTGCTTCCTTTTATGagcttattgtttttttagaaggtaatagaaaaaatgcGGTACGAAGGACCGTTAgctaatttgttatttaatcattccagtaaataatttttaaatagttaaaatggCACAGTATTCGTTTGTGATGAGCtactaatcaaatatttataataatttttatcatctgCGATCGTAGTTACACGTTTTTGTATGCGAATTTTGTCATAAGTTTtgtaaagtaatattaattgacaatataatctattttttctgatattttataaaccgttttgaaaaaaaatccatatttgtaaatttcgCGATCATTTTTGCTGCCCAATGTGTTATATCctgtatatgaaaaaaaaattaaaattatgtaggtTGActtaagatttataatattatatacattgcaTGATTTTAACACGAGAAAGTATTCGTGCAGGATActgaatgttttaaaacttttaaagttttatgctGTGATTAAGTAATGTA encodes the following:
- the LOC119830778 gene encoding putative inorganic phosphate cotransporter, giving the protein MSLPIDESPIINEDIENDVTSSRRSLVQTERVEETTGWIKSRTVLGIMGFLGFANVYAMRVNLSVAIVAMVNSTAPVPSNETLDVCPASPSSNNSVPTRPGDFNWSAEQQSIILGSFFYGYVLTQIPGGRIAEIFGGKLVYGVGVLLTAIFTILSPIAAFVDFKFFIVVRVLEGLGEGVTYPAMMAMLARWIPPLERSKFAAIVYAGSNIGTVISLPISGWLCTLEFGGGWPLCFYLFGGLGVLWFIAWMFLIYDTPQKHPRICPKEVEYITQTIGPQDDKPSMSIPWSKFLTCLPLWAILIAQCGQSWLFYTQLTELPTYMNNILHFDIVSNARLSALPYLTAWIAGIIISVFADWLLAKGWISRLNSMKLWNTVAAFIPAFGLLGIAWAGCDRIAVMLLLSITSAFGGAVYAGNQMNHIDLSPQFAGTMYGITNAASNICGFMAPYVIGQIISSDQQTLGQWREVFYLAAAIDLGANLFYLFFASTEEQDWSRPDSDDMTASAPVESILFPES